One window of Amaranthus tricolor cultivar Red isolate AtriRed21 chromosome 11, ASM2621246v1, whole genome shotgun sequence genomic DNA carries:
- the LOC130826782 gene encoding NAC domain-containing protein 89-like, with amino-acid sequence MDGLGNGISKEAERSITASSMFPGFRFSPTDEELILYYLKKKLDGYDKCVEVIAELDICRYEPWDLPSKAVIKSDQEWFFFSPRGKKYPNGSQSKRATEIGYWKATGKERAVKSGSNIIGTKRTLVFHIGRAPKGERTEWIMHEYCVSGKGQDALVVCRLRRKCDYHAVDGANGRDTQSQSPDPSVLMASSGTYSGCDGELNNRMYPTRDKMAECSAKRSSSSHDSYSIEQMDTSSQSDLKAKDETVLQPDQSTSHHVPNEFEDDLFAEILKDNIVQLDECLPPSSSTVGVQPVTVSNTSSEPINIMPRLNRNPPHHQSVGPQVYPSQGTANRRIRLRNLRKISPRKEGVEEGFGEIIVGSSKLKKFSNASYQRRGWMRLPKNRCRLCVVLISVALAILIVAYAQLCRYHTF; translated from the exons ATGGATGGGCTTGGGAATGGGATATCAAAGGAAGCAGAGAGGTCAATTACAGCATCCTCAATGTTTCCAGGGTTTAGATTCAGCCCAACAGATGAAGAACTGATTTTGTATTATCTCAAAAAGAAGCTGGACGGCTATGATAAATGCGTTGAAGTCATCGCTGAACTCGACATCTGTAGATATGAACCTTGGGACTTGCCTT CCAAGGCTGTAATAAAATCCGATCAGgagtggttttttttttccccTCGAGGTAAAAAATATCCAAACGGCTCACAAAGTAAGAGGGCAACAGAGATTGGTTACTGGAAAGCAACTGGGAAGGAGCGTGCAGTAAAATCTGGTTCAAATATTATAGGTACAAAACGGACATTAGTATTCCATATCGGTCGTGCACCAAAAGGGGAGAGGACTGAGTGGATAATGCATGAGTATTGTGTGAGTGGAAAGGGTCAG GATGCACTGGTGGTATGCCGCCTGAGAAGGAAGTGTGACTACCATGCCGTGGATGGTGCAAATGGACGGGACACTCAATCACAGTCTCCAGATCCTTCAGTATTGATGGCTAGTAGTGGGACATATTCAGGTTGTGATGGGGAGCTCAATAATAGAATGTACCCTACCAGGGACAAGATGGCTGAATGTTCTGCGAAAAGGTCAAGCAGCAGTCATGATTCTTATTCTATAGAGCAAATGGATACATCCTCTCAGTCAGACTTAAAGGCCAAAGATGAAACTGTACTACAACCAGATCAATCTACAAGCCAT CATGTTCCCAACGAATTCGAAGATGACCTATTTGCCGAGATATTGAAGGATAACATTGTTCAATTGGATGAGTGTCTACCCCCTTCGTCTTCTACAGTTGGTGTCCAACCTGTTACCGTAAGCAATACAAGTAGTGAGCCTATAAATATTATGCCTCGCTTGAATAGAAATCCTCCACATCATCAATCTGTTGGTCCACAAGTATATCCTTCTCAAGGAACTGCAAATAGAAGAATAAGGCTAAGGAACCTAAGAAAAATTAGTCCTCGCAAGGAAGGGGTGGAGGAAGGTTTCGGTGAAATTATAGTAGGAAGTTCCAAGTTGAAGAAATTTTCAAATGCTTCTTATCAGAGAAGAGGATGGATGAGGCTACCTAAGAATCGTTGTCGGTTATGTGTTGTGCTGATTAGTGTGGCACTGGCCATTTTGATAGTGGCATATGCTCAACTGTGCCGATATCATACTTTCTAA
- the LOC130826890 gene encoding NAC domain-containing protein 89-like, producing MDGLGNGISKEAERSITASSMFPGFRFSPTDEELILYYLKKKLDGYDKCVEVIAELDICRYEPWDLPSKAVIKSDQEWFFFSPRGKKYPNGSQSKRATEIGYWKATGKERAVKSGSNIIGTKRTLVFHIGRAPKGERTEWIMHEYCVSGKGQDALVVCRLRRKCDYHAVDGANGRDTQSQSPDPSVLMASSGTYSGCDGELNNRMYPTRDKMAVCSAKRSSSSHDSHSVEQMDTSSQSDLKAKDETVLQPNQSTSHHVANEFEDDLFAEILKDNIVQLEECLPPSSSTVGVQPVTVTNTSSKPINVMPRLNRNPPHHQSVGPQVYPSQGTANRRIRLRKLRKISPRKEELEEGFGEIIVGSSKLKKFSNASYQRRGWMRLPKNRCRLCVVLISVALAILIVAYAQLGRYHTF from the exons ATGGATGGGCTTGGGAATGGGATATCAAAGGAAGCAGAGAGGTCAATTACAGCATCCTCAATGTTTCCAGGGTTTAGATTCAGCCCAACAGATGAAGAACTGATTTTGTATTATCTCAAAAAGAAGCTGGACGGCTATGATAAATGCGTTGAAGTCATCGCTGAACTCGACATCTGTAGATATGAACCTTGGGACTTGCCTT CCAAGGCTGTAATAAAATCCGATCAGgagtggttttttttttccccTCGAGGTAAAAAATATCCAAACGGCTCACAAAGTAAGAGGGCAACAGAGATTGGTTACTGGAAAGCAACTGGGAAGGAGCGTGCAGTAAAATCTGGTTCAAATATTATAGGTACAAAACGGACATTAGTATTCCATATCGGCCGTGCACCAAAAGGGGAGAGGACTGAGTGGATAATGCATGAGTATTGTGTGAGTGGAAAGGgtcag GATGCACTGGTGGTATGCCGCCTGAGAAGGAAGTGTGACTACCATGCCGTGGATGGTGCAAATGGACGGGACACTCAATCACAGTCTCCAGATCCTTCAGTATTGATGGCTAGTAGTGGGACATATTCAGGTTGTGATGGGGAGCTCAATAATAGAATGTACCCGACCAGGGACAAGATGGCTGTATGTTCTGCGAAAAGGTCAAGCAGCAGTCATGATTCTCATTCCGTAGAGCAAATGGATACATCATCTCAGTCAGACTTAAAGGCCAAAGATGAAACTGTACTACAACCAAATCAATCTACAAGCCAT CATGTTGCCAACGAATTCGAAGATGACCTATTTGCCGAGATATTGAAGGATAACATTGTTCAATTGGAGGAGTGTCTACCCCCTTCGTCTTCTACAGTTGGTGTCCAACCTGTTACCGTAACCAATACAAGTAGTAAGCCTATAAATGTTATGCCTCGCTTGAATAGAAATCCTCCACATCATCAATCTGTTGGTCCACAAGTATATCCTTCTCAAGGAACTGCAAATAGAAGAATAAGGCTAAGGAAACTAAGAAAAATTAGTCCTCGCAAGGAAGAGTTGGAGGAAGGTTTCGGTGAAATTATAGTAGGAAGTTCCAAGTTGAAGAAATTTTCAAATGCTTCTTATCAGAGAAGAGGATGGATGAGGCTACCTAAGAATCGTTGTCGGTTATGTGTTGTGCTGATTAGTGTGGCACTGGCCATTTTGATAGTGGCATATGCTCAACTAGGCCGATATCATACTTTCTAA